TCACGATGTAATTATGGGCATCCTTGAAGTTGCCATCGAAGCGCTTGACGTCGGTATAGACAAGCCAAAACAAGCCATCCGCATAGGACAGGCACGGGGCCCAGACACCGCAGCTATCCGGGTTTCCCCGCATATCGAGCTGGCTCGCCCTCTCTAGCGGCCGGCGCACCAGCGTCCAGTTCACGAGATCGCGCGAGTGATGGATCTGTACACCGGGATACCACTCGAAGGTGGAGGTGGCGATGTAATAATCATCGCCGACCCTGCAGATGGATGGGTCCGGATTGAAGCCGGGCAGGATGGGATTATGGATCGTGGCGCGCATGATGTTCGTACCTCAGAAATGGTGTGGGCATCCAGCCTCAAACTCGGCGCAGTTTCAACCCCGACCTTGCGATGACGTCAGAACTGCCAGCGAATCCTTGCCCCGTTTGTGAAAAAACGCAGTATCCAAAGGCGAGGTACCGCTTGCGTATTCAAGGTTTCCCACAGCTTCTGCCTAACATTTGCGCAATATCAGCATGTGCGTATGCGACTTTGGTATGACGCGGACGGATCTTACCCGAAAATCCCCCGACAGACTTGAAACAAGGCTTGAAATCGGCACTGTTGGCGTGCTTGGCAAAAAAAGAAAACAGCTTGGCGGGGAGGAAAACACATGACCGCACTGCTCGGGATCAGCAGACTCATCGATCGAATTACTGAAATCATCGGCAAATCAGTCTCCTGGCTGATCCTCGTGGCCGTACTGGTCAGCGCCGGCAATGCTATCATCCGGAAAACCTTCAATATGTCGTCGAACGCCTGGCTCGAGGCACAATGGTATCTGTTCGGCGCTGCCTTCATGGGCGCTGCCGCCTATACGCTCAGCCAGAACGAGCATATCCGCATCGACGTCGTCTACGCGAAGTTCTCTCGCCGCACGCAGCATTGGATCGACCTTCTCGGTCATATCCTCTTCCTGATGCCCTTCGTGCTTTTGATGATCTATTACTTCATTCCCTATACCAGGATGGCCTACGTTTCGGGCGAAATGTCGTCGAGCGCCGGCGGTCTTATCATCTGGCCAGCCCGTGCCATCCTGCTCGCAGGCTTCATCCTGCTGGGGCTCCAAGGCGTATCAGAGATCATCAAGAAGATCGCGATCATGAGCGGCAATATGGACGATCCGGCCCCCTATATACCGACCCATG
This genomic stretch from Pararhizobium capsulatum DSM 1112 harbors:
- a CDS encoding TRAP transporter small permease subunit; the protein is MTALLGISRLIDRITEIIGKSVSWLILVAVLVSAGNAIIRKTFNMSSNAWLEAQWYLFGAAFMGAAAYTLSQNEHIRIDVVYAKFSRRTQHWIDLLGHILFLMPFVLLMIYYFIPYTRMAYVSGEMSSSAGGLIIWPARAILLAGFILLGLQGVSEIIKKIAIMSGNMDDPAPYIPTHAPLDDVVTPEARP